One segment of Cetobacterium sp. NK01 DNA contains the following:
- the priA gene encoding primosomal protein N': MRYYSVYIEKTKDFYTYASDEESINVGDRVLVSFRNKDKVGLIIEEEKDKEYTFKVLKIKKVLYEELSFSKKFIKLLLWIRDYYMSPFDQVFSTAVPSGVKIKYEDIYRPKNLSGTLIKDEILEYFLKKSLVRKKTLVDRFSKNKIQEYLDNNYLKVQDSWYGLQEDVEDVDLELKLYFQERVEIGKVTLEKKFDKKTIENHLKNGTLILERKIKSFNEEKLKKDIEKEVYKEDTKLNSEQERIKSGIETSNKRHFLIRGVTGSGKTEIYIQLIKRALENGKGSIFLVPEISLTPQMVKRFKKEFGEEVAILHSRLSNIERAKEWYSIYTGDKRVVLGVRSAIFAPVKNLEYIIVDEEHENSYKQDSTPRYNAKYVAIKKAELENAKVVLGSATPSIESYYYAKKGIFQLFEIDHRYKDAKLPEIEIVDMKEEKDSFFSEKLLEEIRGALLRKEQIILLLNRKGYSTLVQCQECGHMEECEHCSIKLNYYASNNSLKCNYCGISKRFLGHCSKCGSKNISFSGRGVERVEEELRKRFPVNIIRVDGDVSKEKNFYENMYNDFLGGKYDIMIGTQMISRGLHFPNVTLVGVINADTIMSIPDFRSGERTYQMITQVAGRAGRGEKKGKVIIQTYQPENYIIEKIQENSYINFYEKEIEKREILYYPPFSKIINIGISSNEEYGLEEYCHLVFKEIEHKKVELYGPMKSLVYKVKGRYRCNIFIKGDRREINEYKIFLENKLKKIENKKYRIVVDVDPINLI, from the coding sequence ATGAGATATTATAGTGTCTATATAGAAAAGACAAAAGATTTCTATACTTATGCCAGTGATGAAGAGAGTATAAACGTTGGAGATAGAGTCTTGGTATCTTTTAGAAATAAGGATAAAGTGGGACTAATTATTGAAGAAGAAAAAGATAAAGAGTATACTTTTAAAGTTTTAAAAATAAAAAAAGTATTATATGAGGAGTTAAGTTTTTCTAAAAAATTTATAAAATTGTTGTTATGGATAAGAGATTACTATATGAGTCCTTTTGATCAAGTTTTTTCTACAGCAGTGCCTTCAGGAGTAAAAATAAAGTATGAGGATATTTATCGACCTAAAAATCTTAGTGGCACTTTAATTAAAGATGAGATTTTAGAATATTTTTTGAAAAAGAGTTTAGTCAGAAAAAAAACATTGGTTGATAGATTCTCAAAAAATAAAATACAGGAATATCTAGATAATAATTATTTAAAAGTTCAAGATAGTTGGTATGGTCTTCAAGAAGATGTCGAAGATGTTGATTTAGAACTGAAATTATATTTTCAAGAGAGAGTAGAAATTGGAAAAGTAACTTTAGAAAAGAAATTTGACAAAAAAACTATTGAAAATCATTTGAAGAACGGAACATTAATACTTGAAAGAAAAATAAAAAGTTTTAATGAAGAGAAATTGAAAAAAGATATTGAAAAAGAGGTATATAAAGAAGATACTAAATTAAATTCAGAGCAAGAGAGAATAAAAAGTGGTATTGAAACTTCAAATAAAAGACATTTTTTAATAAGAGGAGTAACAGGATCTGGAAAAACTGAGATATATATACAACTTATAAAGAGAGCTTTAGAAAATGGAAAAGGATCAATATTTTTAGTTCCAGAAATATCTTTAACCCCTCAAATGGTAAAAAGATTTAAAAAAGAATTTGGAGAAGAGGTGGCAATACTTCATAGTAGATTATCTAATATAGAAAGAGCTAAAGAGTGGTATAGCATATATACAGGTGATAAAAGAGTTGTTTTAGGAGTTCGTTCAGCAATTTTTGCTCCTGTAAAAAATCTCGAATATATTATTGTGGATGAAGAGCACGAAAATAGTTATAAACAAGATAGTACACCAAGATACAATGCGAAGTATGTAGCTATAAAAAAAGCTGAATTAGAAAATGCAAAAGTAGTTTTAGGTTCAGCAACACCATCGATTGAAAGTTACTACTATGCTAAAAAAGGGATATTTCAACTTTTTGAGATAGATCACAGATATAAGGATGCAAAATTACCAGAGATAGAGATTGTGGATATGAAAGAGGAAAAAGATAGCTTTTTCAGTGAAAAACTTTTAGAGGAGATAAGAGGAGCACTTTTAAGAAAAGAACAAATAATACTTCTTCTAAATAGAAAAGGATATTCTACATTAGTTCAATGCCAAGAGTGTGGACATATGGAAGAGTGTGAGCATTGTTCTATAAAATTAAACTATTATGCAAGTAATAATAGCTTAAAGTGCAACTATTGTGGTATATCAAAAAGATTTTTAGGTCATTGTTCCAAGTGTGGAAGTAAAAATATATCCTTTAGTGGACGTGGAGTTGAAAGAGTAGAAGAGGAACTTAGAAAAAGATTTCCTGTAAACATAATTAGAGTTGATGGAGATGTTTCAAAAGAAAAGAATTTTTATGAAAATATGTATAATGATTTTTTAGGTGGTAAATACGATATTATGATTGGAACTCAAATGATATCTAGAGGATTACATTTTCCCAATGTAACTTTAGTTGGAGTAATAAATGCAGATACAATTATGAGTATCCCTGATTTTAGATCAGGTGAAAGAACATATCAAATGATAACTCAAGTAGCAGGAAGAGCTGGAAGAGGAGAGAAAAAGGGGAAAGTTATAATTCAGACTTATCAACCTGAAAATTATATAATAGAAAAAATTCAGGAAAATAGTTATATAAATTTTTATGAAAAAGAGATAGAGAAAAGAGAGATACTTTATTATCCACCGTTTTCAAAAATAATAAATATTGGAATATCTTCAAATGAGGAGTATGGATTAGAAGAGTATTGTCATTTGGTATTTAAAGAGATTGAACATAAGAAGGTAGAGCTTTATGGACCTATGAAATCATTAGTTTATAAAGTAAAAGGAAGATACAGATGTAATATATTTATAAAAGGGGACAGAAGAGAAATCAATGAGTATAAAATATTTTTAGAAAATAAATTGAAAAAAATAGAGAATAAAAAATATAGAATAGTTGTTGATGTAGACCCGATTAATCTAATATGA
- a CDS encoding septum formation initiator family protein — protein sequence MKNLLWIVPLVIHFAFLGQNIFRSFVKIDKLKMEQEIKIKQKKEIESLIVRYDEMIENINNPFYREKVARNQLQMVLPGEKIYRLIETK from the coding sequence ATGAAAAATCTACTTTGGATAGTCCCGTTAGTTATACATTTTGCATTTTTAGGACAAAATATATTTAGATCATTTGTTAAAATCGATAAGTTAAAAATGGAGCAAGAGATAAAGATTAAACAAAAAAAAGAGATTGAAAGCTTAATTGTTAGATATGATGAAATGATTGAGAATATAAATAATCCCTTTTACAGAGAAAAAGTAGCTAGGAATCAACTCCAAATGGTTTTACCAGGAGAAAAAATTTATAGATTAATTGAAACAAAGTAG
- a CDS encoding penicillin-binding protein, translating into MKNNFILRSFIVSDIILFCFFILIFRMIQIQLFDSNNYKEAVNKQVNVERKEGGERGNIYDSKGKGLAYSINMYELSVDPKRFVKSDVAPEVLKELVNKRYIKDNYKPLLNTINKLGKEERIYKRLNRNIDDVEKKEIEEILEKYKIKGKNIIFLSGRKERRYYKPDQYFFLVGNIGFKKGTEKEGVFGIELFYEKYLKGDKTSKIIPSIRSLGIGLPTSGARTKVNLEGMDVYLTIDNDLQYILNDEMEKQFKKTNAEEAYAVMMDPNNGKILATSFFRKNKKNVANPIFQSQVEPGSIFKPLVIAAAMQDKKIRRNTNFDIGDGTIKRYKHTIKESSRSVKGILTTEEILKKSSNVGMVLISDKFTNEEFDEYLEKFGLYDRTGVDYPYEKKPRREAVKRWNGLKKSTMSFGQGIAVTPIQMITAFSAVINGGIMYQPYIVDKITDKDGLVIRRNLPIEKRKVLTDQVSKEMRAIMELAVLEGTVKKAHVDDYRIGGKTGTAQYSEHGRYVKHEYLSSVMGFFPVDKPQYILLAMFFKPQGDVLYDKYGGTAAAPVLGEVVKRVTKIKNIYSQKIENIRVQGKKSLKSVENNEELLIMPDLKGLSAREVIEIFKGSDIEIELVGTGVVESQSIEPQKDLVDIKKIKIKLN; encoded by the coding sequence ATGAAAAACAATTTTATACTAAGATCTTTTATAGTATCAGATATAATTTTATTTTGTTTTTTTATTTTAATTTTTAGAATGATTCAGATACAACTATTTGATTCAAATAATTATAAAGAAGCTGTAAATAAACAAGTAAATGTTGAAAGAAAGGAAGGGGGAGAAAGAGGAAATATATACGACTCTAAAGGTAAAGGACTGGCATATAGTATAAATATGTATGAATTATCTGTAGATCCTAAAAGATTTGTAAAATCAGATGTTGCTCCTGAAGTATTAAAAGAACTAGTAAATAAAAGATATATTAAAGATAATTATAAACCTCTTTTAAATACAATAAATAAGCTTGGAAAAGAAGAGAGGATATATAAAAGATTAAATAGAAATATAGATGATGTTGAAAAGAAAGAGATTGAAGAAATCCTTGAAAAATATAAAATAAAAGGGAAAAATATTATATTTTTAAGTGGAAGGAAAGAGAGAAGATACTATAAACCTGATCAATATTTCTTTTTAGTAGGAAATATCGGATTTAAAAAAGGAACTGAGAAAGAAGGGGTATTTGGAATAGAACTTTTTTATGAAAAATATTTAAAAGGTGATAAAACGTCAAAAATAATTCCAAGTATAAGAAGTTTAGGAATTGGTTTGCCAACATCTGGAGCTAGGACAAAAGTTAATCTAGAGGGAATGGACGTATATTTAACCATAGATAATGATTTACAATATATATTGAATGATGAAATGGAAAAACAATTTAAAAAAACCAATGCCGAAGAAGCTTATGCAGTTATGATGGATCCCAATAATGGTAAAATTTTAGCAACATCATTTTTTAGAAAAAATAAGAAAAATGTGGCAAATCCAATATTCCAATCTCAAGTAGAACCAGGTTCTATTTTTAAACCTTTAGTAATAGCAGCAGCGATGCAAGATAAAAAAATAAGAAGAAATACTAATTTTGATATAGGTGACGGTACGATTAAAAGATATAAACATACTATAAAAGAAAGTAGTAGAAGTGTAAAAGGTATATTGACAACAGAAGAGATTTTAAAAAAATCAAGTAATGTTGGAATGGTATTGATTAGTGATAAGTTTACAAATGAAGAATTTGATGAATATTTAGAAAAATTTGGATTATATGATAGAACTGGAGTTGACTATCCTTATGAAAAAAAACCAAGAAGAGAAGCTGTTAAAAGATGGAATGGTCTAAAGAAAAGTACAATGAGTTTTGGACAAGGAATTGCAGTAACTCCTATTCAAATGATAACGGCATTTTCTGCTGTAATTAATGGTGGGATAATGTATCAACCATATATAGTTGATAAAATAACTGATAAAGATGGATTAGTTATAAGAAGAAATTTACCTATAGAAAAAAGGAAAGTTTTAACAGATCAGGTTTCTAAAGAAATGAGAGCAATAATGGAGTTAGCAGTTTTAGAAGGAACAGTAAAAAAAGCGCACGTAGACGATTATAGAATAGGAGGTAAAACTGGAACTGCTCAGTATAGTGAGCATGGTAGATATGTAAAACATGAATATTTATCATCAGTTATGGGATTTTTTCCTGTAGATAAACCACAATATATACTTTTAGCAATGTTTTTTAAACCACAAGGAGATGTGTTATACGATAAGTATGGAGGAACAGCAGCAGCACCAGTTTTAGGTGAAGTTGTAAAAAGAGTTACTAAAATAAAAAATATATATTCTCAAAAAATTGAAAATATAAGAGTTCAAGGAAAAAAAAGTTTAAAAAGTGTTGAGAATAATGAAGAATTGCTTATAATGCCAGACTTAAAAGGATTAAGTGCTAGAGAAGTAATAGAGATATTTAAAGGCAGTGATATAGAAATTGAATTAGTTGGAACAGGTGTAGTTGAAAGTCAAAGTATAGAGCCGCAAAAGGATTTAGTAGATATAAAAAAAATAAAAATAAAATTAAACTAG
- the def gene encoding peptide deformylase, producing the protein MLYDIKIYGNECLRTVAEPVTEITPEILEILDNMVETMHEANGVGLAAPQVGISKRMFVIDVGDGIVRKIINPELIELSDTVENIDEGCLSVPGIYKPVKRSVTVKIKYLNEKGEEVIEEGTELLGRAFQHEYDHLEAILFVDKISPVAKRMVSKKLQLLKKEVGKN; encoded by the coding sequence ATGTTATACGACATAAAAATATATGGAAATGAATGTTTAAGAACTGTAGCTGAACCAGTAACAGAAATAACGCCAGAGATACTTGAAATTTTAGATAATATGGTAGAAACAATGCACGAAGCTAATGGAGTAGGACTTGCAGCACCACAAGTTGGAATAAGCAAGAGAATGTTTGTAATTGACGTTGGTGATGGAATTGTAAGAAAAATTATAAATCCAGAATTAATAGAGTTATCAGATACTGTTGAAAATATAGATGAAGGATGTTTAAGTGTTCCAGGAATTTATAAACCTGTAAAAAGATCAGTGACAGTAAAGATAAAGTATTTAAATGAAAAGGGTGAAGAAGTAATAGAAGAGGGAACAGAACTTTTAGGAAGAGCTTTTCAACATGAATATGACCATTTAGAAGCTATTTTATTTGTAGATAAAATATCACCAGTAGCTAAAAGAATGGTATCTAAAAAATTACAACTTTTGAAAAAAGAGGTAGGTAAAAACTAA
- the metK gene encoding methionine adenosyltransferase: MKNLIYFTSECVSPGHPDKIADQISDAVLDACIKNDPSARVACEVFCTTGQVVVGGEITTTTYIDIQDIVRNKINEIGYKNGMGFDADCGVLNAIHSQSPDIAMGVDIGGAGDQGIMFGGAVKETPELMPLALVLAREIIVKLTRLTRSKDLMWARPDAKSQVTLAYDENGKIIGVDTVVVSVQHNPDATQEEIHQDVKELVIKPVLESYNLNAEDVKNYHINPTGRFVIGGPHGDTGLTGRKIIVDTYGGFFRHGGGAFSGKDPSKVDRSAAYAARWVAKNIVAADLADKCEIQLSYAIGVVEPTSIKVETFGTGKVDEIKLAEAVKKVFDLTPRGIERDLELRSGKFNYQDLAAFGHIGRTDLDLPWERVNKAEELKKYLNR; encoded by the coding sequence ATGAAAAATTTAATTTATTTCACATCGGAGTGTGTATCACCAGGACATCCAGATAAAATAGCAGATCAAATATCAGATGCGGTATTAGATGCGTGTATAAAAAATGATCCATCAGCAAGAGTAGCTTGTGAAGTGTTTTGTACAACAGGACAAGTAGTAGTTGGTGGAGAAATTACAACTACAACTTATATAGATATACAAGATATAGTTAGAAATAAAATTAATGAAATAGGATATAAAAATGGAATGGGATTTGATGCAGATTGTGGTGTATTAAATGCAATTCATTCACAATCACCAGATATAGCTATGGGTGTTGATATTGGAGGAGCAGGAGACCAAGGTATTATGTTTGGTGGAGCGGTTAAAGAAACACCAGAATTAATGCCATTAGCATTAGTTTTAGCAAGAGAAATTATCGTTAAATTAACAAGATTAACAAGATCGAAGGATTTAATGTGGGCGAGACCAGATGCAAAATCACAAGTGACGTTAGCTTATGATGAAAATGGAAAAATAATAGGTGTAGATACTGTAGTTGTATCGGTTCAACATAATCCAGATGCAACTCAAGAAGAAATCCACCAAGATGTTAAAGAGTTAGTTATAAAGCCGGTTTTAGAATCATATAATTTAAATGCTGAAGATGTTAAAAACTATCATATAAATCCAACAGGAAGATTTGTAATTGGTGGTCCTCATGGTGATACAGGATTAACTGGAAGAAAAATAATCGTAGATACTTATGGAGGATTCTTTAGACATGGTGGTGGAGCATTTTCTGGAAAGGATCCATCAAAAGTTGATAGATCTGCAGCTTATGCAGCAAGATGGGTAGCTAAAAATATAGTTGCTGCAGATTTAGCAGATAAATGTGAAATCCAATTATCTTACGCAATTGGAGTAGTAGAACCAACGTCTATAAAAGTTGAAACTTTTGGAACAGGAAAAGTAGATGAGATAAAATTAGCAGAAGCTGTAAAAAAAGTATTTGATTTAACTCCAAGAGGAATTGAGAGAGATTTAGAACTTAGAAGCGGAAAGTTTAATTATCAAGATTTAGCTGCTTTTGGTCATATAGGAAGAACAGATTTAGATTTACCTTGGGAAAGAGTAAATAAAGCTGAAGAATTAAAAAAATATTTAAATAGATAA
- a CDS encoding OmpH family outer membrane protein: MNVLFLLLFITTSAFALNIGVIDSEYIFSQYNKRFEMEDKLESKRIELNSEIEGLRQSLLEQEKIIKSKSKITEDDKKKLLDLKKQFQEKIETSERAFQEDQQNFIYDIKFEIDSVAILIGKQKNLEMVIEKSATIYGGVDLTEDVINFLNNKESYKLDTTNLLKKQL; this comes from the coding sequence ATGAATGTTTTATTTCTATTGCTTTTTATAACCACTTCAGCCTTTGCACTCAATATTGGAGTTATTGACTCTGAATATATCTTTAGTCAATACAACAAACGTTTTGAAATGGAAGATAAACTTGAAAGTAAAAGAATAGAGTTGAATTCAGAAATTGAAGGGCTTAGACAAAGTCTATTAGAACAAGAAAAAATTATAAAATCAAAATCAAAAATAACAGAGGATGACAAAAAAAAATTATTAGATTTAAAAAAACAATTTCAAGAAAAAATTGAAACCTCTGAAAGAGCTTTTCAAGAAGATCAACAAAATTTTATATACGATATAAAATTTGAAATTGATTCTGTCGCCATTTTAATTGGAAAACAAAAAAATTTAGAAATGGTTATTGAAAAAAGTGCAACAATTTATGGTGGTGTAGATTTAACGGAAGATGTAATTAATTTTTTAAATAATAAAGAATCTTATAAATTAGATACAACTAATCTTTTAAAAAAGCAACTGTAA
- a CDS encoding arsenate reductase family protein — MKYLFVNYPKCSTCIKARKWLEENGVEFESRHIVENNPTKEELKKWIELSKQPIKKFFNTSGILYREMNLKEKVAENNENELLDILSTNGMLVKRPLLVGKDVVLIGFKEKEWEVLKK, encoded by the coding sequence ATGAAATATTTATTTGTTAATTATCCAAAGTGCTCAACATGTATAAAAGCTAGGAAATGGTTAGAGGAAAATGGAGTTGAATTTGAATCAAGACATATTGTTGAAAATAACCCAACTAAAGAAGAGTTAAAAAAATGGATAGAACTAAGTAAACAACCCATAAAAAAATTTTTTAACACAAGTGGAATTCTTTATAGAGAAATGAATTTAAAAGAAAAGGTAGCAGAGAATAATGAGAATGAGCTTTTAGATATTTTATCTACAAATGGAATGTTAGTAAAAAGACCGTTGTTGGTGGGTAAAGATGTAGTTTTAATAGGGTTTAAAGAAAAAGAATGGGAAGTTTTAAAAAAATAA